A single genomic interval of Syntrophobotulus glycolicus DSM 8271 harbors:
- the trxA gene encoding thioredoxin: MADVKTFTSQNWQNEVLDADKPVLVDFWASWCGPCRMIGPVVEELAGDYDGKVIVGKLNVDEQGEIAQKYGIMSIPSLLLFKNGQIKEKTVGFRGKGDLVKIIDSSL; the protein is encoded by the coding sequence ATGGCTGATGTAAAAACATTTACTTCTCAAAACTGGCAGAATGAAGTCCTCGATGCCGACAAGCCTGTTTTAGTGGATTTTTGGGCTTCCTGGTGCGGTCCCTGCCGGATGATTGGTCCGGTAGTGGAAGAATTGGCCGGAGACTATGACGGGAAAGTGATTGTTGGCAAGCTTAATGTTGACGAGCAGGGCGAGATTGCCCAAAAATATGGAATTATGAGTATTCCGTCGCTCCTCTTATTTAAAAATGGTCAGATCAAGGAAAAGACGGTAGGGTTCAGAGGTAAAGGGGATTTAGTAAAAATCATTGATTCCAGCCTGTAA
- a CDS encoding metal-sensitive transcriptional regulator, with amino-acid sequence MNEEKMNNNRSNQDSDQELTREDVFKRLRRIEGQVKGLQRMLTEDKPCSEVLVQVAAVKAAMNKVGILIFQTHSKQCLENVLNGEKEKEIDNLMDLLNRFIK; translated from the coding sequence ATGAACGAAGAAAAGATGAACAACAACAGATCAAATCAGGACTCAGATCAAGAATTGACCAGGGAAGACGTCTTCAAGAGACTCAGGAGAATTGAGGGTCAAGTCAAGGGTCTTCAACGTATGCTTACGGAAGATAAGCCCTGTTCCGAGGTGCTGGTTCAGGTCGCGGCGGTGAAAGCGGCAATGAATAAAGTGGGAATCTTAATCTTTCAGACCCATTCGAAGCAATGTCTGGAAAATGTTTTGAACGGCGAGAAGGAAAAAGAGATAGATAATTTAATGGACTTGCTTAACCGATTCATCAAATAA
- the aspS gene encoding aspartate--tRNA ligase, whose protein sequence is MLKGRTEAGLLTEEMIGQKVKLFGWVQTRRDHGGVIFVDLRDRSGVVQVVFNPDMANEGFLSAERLRSEYVVELEGLVRQRPEGSENPSMTTGGIEVVVGEFAILNRAKTPAFYIQDNLEVDETVRLKYRYLDLRRPELQKVLMVKHKVMQIMRSFLDQNGFLEIETPILGRSTPEGARDYLVPSRVNQGCFYGLPQSPQIYKQLLMVAGVEKYFQIARCFRDEDLRADRQPEFTQLDMEMSFIEIEDIIPLMEQLIAKIFLEVTGKEIPLPLPRLSYAEAMERYGSDKPDTRFGLELVDVAQVVRESGFKVFADTVAKGGRVMAVCAKGCSGMPRRELDDLTKFVSQYGAKGLAYIVLAEEGMKSPIIKFFTEEEIQRIIAAVGGETGDIIFFCADKEDIVFHALGNLRIELAKRLRLIPGDAVNCLWVTEFPLLEYDEEEKRFAAKHHQFTAPMNEDRELLDTDPLNVRSKAYDMVLNGMELGGGSIRIHQRDIQEKIFKLIGLSEEEAHEKFGYLLDAFEYGTPPHGGLAFGLDRLIMILTGRDNIRDVIAFPKTQSASCLMMQAPSAVSGQQLKELHIKTESGVKNGQNKTQNN, encoded by the coding sequence CGGTGTCGTCCAGGTTGTTTTCAATCCTGACATGGCGAATGAAGGTTTTTTGTCGGCGGAAAGATTGCGTTCAGAATATGTTGTTGAACTGGAAGGATTGGTCAGACAGAGGCCGGAGGGTTCGGAAAATCCCAGCATGACGACCGGCGGGATTGAGGTTGTTGTCGGTGAGTTTGCGATCTTAAACAGGGCCAAGACCCCTGCTTTCTATATTCAGGATAATCTTGAAGTTGATGAAACGGTTCGGCTGAAGTACCGCTATCTTGATTTAAGAAGACCGGAGCTGCAAAAAGTCTTGATGGTTAAGCATAAAGTGATGCAAATCATGAGAAGCTTTTTAGACCAAAATGGATTTTTGGAAATTGAAACACCGATCCTGGGCAGGTCGACACCGGAGGGAGCAAGGGACTACCTGGTGCCGAGCCGGGTCAATCAGGGATGTTTTTACGGGCTTCCCCAGTCTCCTCAGATTTATAAACAGCTGCTGATGGTTGCGGGCGTGGAAAAGTATTTTCAGATTGCCCGCTGTTTCAGGGATGAGGACCTCCGGGCCGACAGGCAGCCGGAGTTTACCCAATTGGATATGGAGATGTCCTTTATTGAAATAGAAGACATTATTCCTTTGATGGAACAGCTGATCGCGAAGATCTTTCTTGAAGTGACAGGAAAAGAGATCCCTCTTCCCTTGCCGCGCCTCAGCTATGCTGAAGCAATGGAGAGATATGGTTCCGATAAGCCGGACACCCGCTTTGGCCTTGAACTGGTGGATGTGGCCCAGGTTGTCAGGGAGAGCGGATTTAAAGTCTTTGCCGATACGGTGGCCAAAGGCGGACGGGTGATGGCCGTCTGTGCGAAGGGATGTTCGGGTATGCCCCGCCGGGAACTGGATGATTTGACCAAATTCGTAAGCCAGTATGGAGCGAAAGGGTTAGCCTATATTGTCCTGGCCGAAGAGGGAATGAAGTCCCCGATTATTAAATTCTTTACAGAAGAAGAAATTCAGCGGATCATCGCCGCAGTGGGCGGAGAAACCGGTGATATCATTTTCTTCTGCGCCGATAAAGAGGATATTGTTTTTCATGCTTTGGGGAACTTGAGGATAGAGCTGGCCAAACGCCTGCGGTTGATCCCCGGGGATGCGGTCAATTGTCTCTGGGTTACGGAGTTTCCGCTTCTGGAATATGATGAGGAAGAAAAGCGTTTTGCCGCCAAGCACCACCAGTTTACGGCGCCGATGAATGAAGACAGGGAGCTGTTGGATACTGATCCGCTTAACGTGCGGTCCAAAGCTTATGATATGGTGCTGAACGGCATGGAGCTGGGCGGGGGCAGTATCCGTATCCATCAGCGCGATATTCAGGAAAAGATTTTCAAGCTTATCGGTTTATCCGAGGAAGAAGCTCATGAAAAATTCGGCTATCTGCTGGATGCCTTTGAATACGGGACTCCGCCCCACGGCGGACTGGCTTTCGGTTTAGACAGACTAATCATGATTTTGACCGGCCGGGATAACATCAGAGATGTGATTGCCTTTCCCAAGACGCAAAGTGCCAGCTGCCTGATGATGCAAGCGCCTTCGGCAGTGTCCGGGCAGCAGCTGAAAGAACTGCACATCAAAACAGAGAGCGGCGTCAAAAATGGACAGAATAAAACCCAGAATAATTGA